Proteins encoded in a region of the Mixophyes fleayi isolate aMixFle1 chromosome 5, aMixFle1.hap1, whole genome shotgun sequence genome:
- the MTERF1 gene encoding transcription termination factor 1, mitochondrial, which produces MALKMLIYTTSHCVNHLKGVVSLDVRSVLCGRFYTQSTQLLNRKEKASRENESLLRNLQIMGVDIIKTRKRESFVLRRAITYERTLQEFLLEKGAGMQTVASVISRYPRAISHNYDALCDLWNVWKSVLNTDSAVLNVVSRSPESFFRTSNIDNLKNNICFFQSLGFPPKILSQLMAKAPRTFSNSVQLNQQKVLFLQELCESLGGTNHQEFVQQMITQNIYILTRSTRRIKSNIEAIQTLMKLDNKALLLWIQGDGAHILSLSYTYFENNYKGAQENLQALGFSEDEISRYIYIFPKVLLMTPKTFASKVNLLLQCGIESREILNTPNILGMRVNRVESKIKDLLRYGYDFKSSGLGVLNLCPSKYTSKLEKLSSSVSLDKTDEEQ; this is translated from the coding sequence ATGGCTCTGAAAATGCTGATTTACACTACCAGTCATTGTGTGAATCACCTGAAAGGTGTTGTAAGCCTAGATGTAAGGAGCGTACTATGTGGTCGGTTCTACACACAGTCTACACAGCTTCTAAACCGGAAAGAAAAGGCCTCTAGAGAGAACGAAAGCCTGCTGAGAAATCTTCAGATCATGGGGGTCGATATTATAAAGACCAGAAAACGTGAGTCCTTTGTTCTCAGAAGGGCGATCACATACGAGCGCACTCTCCAAGAATTTCTGCTGGAAAAAGGAGCTGGCATGCAGACGGTTGCAAGCGTCATTTCCAGGTACCCACGTGCGATAAGTCACAACTACGACGCTCTGTGCGATTTGTGGAACGTTTGGAAAAGTGTTTTGAATACAGACTCTGCTGTCCTCAATGTTGTCAGCCGATCGCCGGAGTCCTTTTTCCGAACGTCCAATATTGACAACCTAAAGAACAACATTTGTTTTTTCCAGTCTCTTGGTTTCCCCCCGAAGATTCTAAGTCAGTTGATGGCCAAGGCTCCTCGAACGTTCTCCAACAGTGTCCAGCTCAACCAACAGAAAGTGTTATTTTTGCAAGAACTCTGCGAAAGTTTGGGAGGTACGAACCATCAGGAGTTTGTTCAGCAGATGATcacacaaaatatttatattttaaccaGAAGTACACGGCGCATCAAATCCAACATCGAGGCTATTCAGACCCTCATGAAGTTGGATAATAAAGCACTTCTGCTATGGATCCAAGGCGATGGTGCTCACATTCTGAGTCTCAGCTACACCTATTTTGAAAATAACTATAAaggtgcacaggaaaatctgCAAGCCTTGGGTTTTTCAGAAGATGAGATATCTcgctatatttacatttttcccaaAGTCCTTCTGATGACACCAAAAACCTTTGCCAGCAAGGTTAATCTGCTTTTGCAATGTGGCATAGAATCTAGGGAAATCCTTAACACCCCTAATATTCTAGGCATGAGGGTGAACCGCGTAGAAAGTAAAATTAAGGACCTATTAAGATACGGTTATGACTTTAAGTCTTCTGGACTTGGCGTTTTGAATCTGTGCCCTTCAAAATACACATCTAAGTTGGAGAAGTTGAGCAGTTCTGTATCCCTAGATAAGACTGATGAAGAACAGTAA